One Microbacterium trichothecenolyticum DNA window includes the following coding sequences:
- a CDS encoding amino acid ABC transporter ATP-binding protein — MTDPIVRAKNVTRALGGRQVLDDVSLDVQQGEVVVLVGPSGAGKTTFLRTMNGLETIDTGELTVAGQSMGYRIAPNGRRVPALRSMLRQQRQEIGFVFQHFNLFPHMTALENIWHAPVRVRGVDKREAVAQAQALLERVGLGDKADARPSKLSGGQQQRVAIARALAMKPRLMLFDEPTSALDPEMIGEVLDVMKELASDHMTMVVVTHEMGFAREVADRVVVMDAGTIIEVAPPSRLFTAPEHPRTQAFLSKIL, encoded by the coding sequence ATGACCGACCCCATCGTCCGCGCGAAGAACGTCACCCGCGCCCTCGGCGGACGCCAGGTGCTCGACGACGTCTCGCTCGACGTGCAGCAGGGTGAGGTCGTCGTGCTCGTCGGCCCCTCGGGCGCGGGCAAGACGACGTTCCTGCGCACGATGAACGGCCTCGAGACCATCGATACCGGCGAGCTCACCGTCGCGGGCCAGTCGATGGGCTACCGCATCGCGCCGAACGGTCGACGCGTTCCGGCGCTCCGGTCGATGCTGCGACAGCAACGGCAGGAGATCGGCTTCGTCTTCCAGCACTTCAACCTCTTCCCGCACATGACTGCGCTGGAGAACATCTGGCACGCTCCCGTGCGCGTGCGCGGGGTCGACAAGCGCGAAGCCGTCGCCCAAGCGCAGGCGCTCCTCGAGCGCGTCGGGCTGGGGGACAAGGCCGACGCGCGTCCGAGCAAGCTCTCGGGCGGTCAGCAGCAACGCGTCGCGATCGCGCGAGCGCTCGCGATGAAGCCCCGCCTCATGCTCTTCGACGAGCCGACCAGCGCCCTCGACCCCGAGATGATCGGCGAGGTGCTCGACGTCATGAAGGAGCTCGCCAGCGACCACATGACCATGGTCGTCGTCACACACGAGATGGGCTTCGCCCGCGAGGTCGCCGATCGTGTCGTGGTGATGGATGCCGGGACCATCATCGAGGTCGCCCCGCCCAGCCGGCTGTTCACCGCCCCCGAACACCCCCGCACGCAGGCCTTCCTCTCGAAGATCCTCTGA